One part of the Ovis canadensis isolate MfBH-ARS-UI-01 breed Bighorn chromosome 8, ARS-UI_OviCan_v2, whole genome shotgun sequence genome encodes these proteins:
- the LOC138444641 gene encoding trace amine-associated receptor 7a-like: MNSLNIYQLRVTGFQVSNRRIMSSASPAAAVQLCYEHLNGSCVKTPYSPAPRLILYTVFSFGAVLTVFGNLLVMISILHFKQLHSPTNFLIASLACADFLVGVTVMPFSTVRSVESCWYFGERYCQLHSCFEGSFCYASIYHLCFISLDRYIAVTDPLVYPTRFTVSVSGMCIATSWLFSIIFSFSLLGTGANAAGLEDLVSALTCVGGCQIAVNQSWVLVNFLLFFIPTLVMITVYSKIFLIAKQQARKIENLNNKTGRCSESFQDRVAKRERKAARTLGIAVLAFLISWLPYFLDSIIDAFLGFITPTYIYEILVWIAYYNSAMNPLIYAFFYPWFRKAIKLIITGKVLRENSSTVNLYSG, from the exons ATGAACAGTCTAAATATTTATCAACTG AGGGTGACAGGTTTCCAGGTATCAAATCGGAGAATCATGAGCAGTGCGTCTCCCGCTGCAGCTGTGCAGCTCTGCTATGAGCACCTGAACGGATCCTGTGTGAAAACCCCCTACTCACCAGCTCCCCGCCTCATCCTGTACACAGTGTTCAGCTTTGGAGCTGTgctgactgtatttggaaatctCCTGGTGATGATTTCCATTCTCCACTTCAAGCAGCTGCATTCTCCTACCAACTTCCTGATTGCTTCTCTGGCCTGTGCTGACTTCTTGGTGGGAGTGACTGTGATGCCTTTCAGCACAGTGAGGTCCGTGGAGAGCTGCTGGTACTTTGGGGAGCGTTACTGTCAACTCCACTCTTGTTTTGAAGGCTCATTCTGTTACGCTTCCATCTACCACTTGTGCTTTATCTCTCTGGACAGGTACATTGCCGTCACTGACCCCCTGGTCTATCCAACCAGGTTCACTGTGTCTGTTTCTGGTATGTGTATTGCCACCTCTTGgctcttttctattattttttctttttcccttcttggCACAGGAGCGAATGCAGCTGGACTGGAGGATCTAGTAAGTGCTCTCACCTGTGTGGGAGGCTGTCAAATTGCAGTGAATCAGAGTTGGGTATTGgtgaattttctattatttttcatccCCACCCTTGTCATGATAACTGTTTACTCCAAGATTTTCCTCATTGCTAAACAGCAGGCTAGAAAAATTGAGAATCTGAACAACAAGACTGGGCGATGCTCAGAGAGCTTCCAAGACAGAGTGgccaagagggagagaaaggcagCAAGAACCCTGGGCATCGCAGTGCTGGCGTTTCTCATCTCCTGGCTACCTTACTTCCTGGATTCCATAATTGATGCCTTCCTAGGTTTCATCACTCCcacatatatttatgaaatactGGTTTGGATTGCTTATTATAACTCAGCTATGAACCCCTTGATTTATGCTTTCTTTTATCCTTGGTTTCGAAAAGCCATCAAACTCATTATCACTGGCAAAGTCTTGAGAGAGAATTCCTCAACAGTAAATTTATATTCTGGGTAA